One genomic segment of bacterium includes these proteins:
- a CDS encoding aldo/keto reductase, translating into METRQLGVRGPQVSALGYGCMGLNFGYGGGLAKDEAVAMIRTVHDLGVTFFDSAEAYGPFTNEELVGEALAPVRDEVVIATKFGFRGGVPADGLDSRPENVRTMVDSSLRRLRTDRIDLLYQHRVDPAVPIEDVAGAVGELIAAGKVLHFGLSEAGAESLRRAHAVTPVTALQSEYSLWWREPETKTLPTCRELGIAFVPFSPLGRGFLTGKIDADTPFADGDFRNLVPRFAAAARRANLALVGRIAEIGAERGATPAQVALAWLLAQGEDIVPIPGTTKRHRLEENLGGAALELTADDLARIGEALAAIPVEGDRYPAHLAKTVDE; encoded by the coding sequence ATGGAAACCCGGCAGTTGGGTGTGCGCGGACCGCAGGTCTCGGCGCTCGGCTACGGCTGCATGGGCCTGAACTTCGGCTACGGCGGCGGTCTCGCGAAGGACGAGGCCGTCGCCATGATCCGGACGGTCCACGACCTGGGCGTGACCTTCTTCGACTCCGCCGAGGCCTACGGTCCGTTCACCAACGAGGAGCTGGTGGGCGAGGCCCTGGCGCCGGTGCGCGACGAGGTGGTCATCGCGACGAAGTTCGGCTTCAGGGGCGGCGTCCCGGCCGACGGGTTGGACAGCCGGCCGGAGAACGTCCGGACGATGGTCGACTCGTCGCTGCGGCGGCTGCGCACGGACCGCATCGATCTGCTGTACCAGCACCGGGTCGATCCGGCGGTGCCCATCGAGGACGTGGCCGGCGCGGTGGGCGAACTCATCGCCGCGGGCAAGGTGCTCCACTTCGGCCTGTCCGAGGCCGGGGCCGAATCGTTGCGGCGGGCCCACGCCGTGACGCCGGTGACGGCCCTGCAGAGCGAGTACTCCCTGTGGTGGCGCGAGCCGGAAACCAAGACCCTGCCCACCTGCCGCGAGCTGGGCATCGCCTTCGTGCCGTTCAGCCCGCTGGGGCGGGGCTTCCTGACCGGGAAGATCGACGCCGACACGCCGTTCGCAGACGGGGACTTCCGCAACCTCGTGCCGCGGTTCGCGGCGGCGGCGCGCCGGGCCAACCTGGCGCTGGTCGGCCGGATCGCGGAGATCGGCGCCGAGCGCGGGGCGACCCCGGCCCAGGTCGCGCTGGCGTGGCTGCTGGCGCAGGGGGAGGACATCGTGCCGATCCCCGGCACCACGAAGAGGCACCGGCTGGAGGAGAACCTGGGCGGAGCGGCGCTGGAGCTGACGGCCGACGATCTGGCGCGGATCGGGGAGGCGTTGGCGGCGATTCCGGTCGAGGGGGACCGGTATCCGGCGCACCTCGCGAAGACGGTGGACGAGTAG